The stretch of DNA atgtttgtgtgttaaaTGTAACTTGTATTTTGCATAGTCTTGGGTGAGCCAGTGTAAAAAGAGTAGAGCTGACATTATGGATTAAAATTAATTTGCTGATTATTTAATGAGTAGTTGAGTAATCTGACTTTTACAAAGGCAAAACATGATGCCAAATGCACTTATCTGAGCAATAAGGATTTCATAAAAAAATTCCCCTACTAGCAAAACAGTTCATTAACCAGGTAAATCTGTGCCCTAAGATGGATTTAATTGACCTACCAAAAACTGAAATTGGCAAAGTGTAAAAATACATTGACATCCTTTACAAATTCTGTTTATAATGAAGAATGTTTTCATACCCATCACATGCACTGATTGAAGAGTGTTATGGCAGCCAGTTGTTTAAAACAACTTAATGGGAGCTGGGGATCAGCACATTTGGCTGAATTTTCCCTAGAGACCTACTAAACCTTGCATTtaaggtgagttgaatcagatgtgcttgagcaggaagaGCACAAAACtgcaggaatctggccctcTGGGACAAGATTTGACCACCCCTCCTATAGGAGATCATATTCTTTTCCAGGTTTTACCAACTTTACGTAAGTCTGCTCTCAGCTGTCAGCTGTTCCTTTTGAGCTGTCTTGTGAAAACTGTGCTTGAACATCGGTGTTCTTGCATATTTGTACACACATGCCTTAAATCAAATGTTTTTCCATGACAGGAAAGAAGACATTCTTTCAATCATGACGAGGGTGAACCGAGAAGTAAGCACTCAGGTGTTGaatggcttcaagcagatgcccGAGCCTCGCTACACTCTGACCAAGAAACTGGTCTTTACCCTGGACTAAATCACCTGTAAAGCCTGTGCAAGGTTACTTGATTCTTTCTTCTCAGCCTTTTTAAAATTAACTTGATATtgaacactgttaaaaggaagtTCTGCATCCAGAAATGCAATCTGCTGAGATGTGAGAATGATGAACCTGCAATGCACATAGTTCTTAAGATAGTTTTGATAGACTGTTTTCCTTATTTTCATACTTTGTGTATTTCGTACAAACCCCCATAATGTCCAGAGATTTCTATATTAtgtattctatttttttatatatatatatgtataaatacagtGTCAAGTACAGTACTATGCAGAGGTCTTAGGTCTCTAAGCACAGCAATGAGGATGTACTATTGTGACCTGGAGTTATAAGTAAAATACTTAACTCCAggtcacattagaacagatataagtaaacataaatacagtgaaAAAGAAATgccattaagcactgatttaccaaaccaggtgttggatgagaacTGTAAAAAAATACGAGACTCACATGAGGAGAACTTGGAAGATGTTTTAATAAttacagtgatggaaaaccatgatttttgtatgaatgttgcttgtatttattctaatatttgtGTTTTGCTGAGTAAATGACACCTTTTTaattttcacaggtgcctaaCACcattgcacagtactgtacttttacaaaTAGAATTATATGGACAAATATGTAGTGCTctgttcacacacaccacacactccaAAGTAGTTTAGCGTAAAGCTGACATTTTCCCTTCATCAGACAAGACCATCTGCCTTTCGCTGAAGCGTGTGAGTTTTGTGAACAGTCCCAGCTGTGAATCTTGGaagaaatgtttacattttagcATGAATGGTGAATTTAATAAGTGGATGCAATTTATGAAGCATATATTGTGCGGAAATGAGTTTTGTTCATATCTTGAGATTAGTCTTCAGATGCATAAAATGCAAGTTGCTGaactaaattatttaaatgaagaaATGAAACCCCTTCCATTGAAATTGCatgttaaataaacaaatattgaTGCATatgattttctaaaaaaaaaaaaaagttcaccttcaactttattgtcattatctcagtacagggttgtacagtataACATAACACTGGGTGAAAAAGCATCAGTCAAGTCGAGAGATCTACGTCTTTAGAGCTGGTTCCACTGTGAGTGGGGTAAGCTCCCGCCCCACTGTGGCCCTGACCACAAAAAAGCAGGAATATGAAGTGGTAGAGAGAGGGTGTTTGGTGTGATACTTGCTCAACCTGTGGTTACATGGCACTTTCCTTGACTTCAGACATTTTTTGATTTTTGCCTTTGGTTAAAAAAAGTCGAGAAGCTTTTTAGGATATCTCTGAACAATcctgctgggttttttttttttcagagagaAGGTAGTTTATTCAAAGGTGGGCATATATATCTAGAAAAGGATGCGGAGTAATAGGGGAGACTGTTGTCTTATTCTGCATAAGGTACACGTGGTGCTGTCTCACTGAGAAAATTAGGTAAAAGGGTCTGCTAAGCCATAATAAACATTTGACATACAATAAACATTTGACACAATCCAATAAAACAGTTTCTTGTTCTGACTTCAGAAATGCAGAAGAAAATTCTCTTTACAGCAAAGCCAAATTaaatagacacacacaccaataagAAACAAGTACTGCCACAAAGGTTGCATTGTGTTATCTTCAGGGTGGTCTCGGTTTTCCACATTGAAGATGAGTTTCTTCCTCAAGGTGTGGTCTACATGTGGGATTTGTTGGAATGGTACAGGAGGGTTTGTAGGTGCACTCACCTCCGCAATGACTTGAGTGAGGACTGTAAGGACGTCTTCACCTCTGGAGTAGAAATCAATACAGAAGCATGTTATTCAAATAATCAGACAACCTGCTGCTTCTCATCCACTTATTATCTTGTACAAACTGAATGTGCACGTTCAGGGTAAGGTAGCAAGGTAGCTCACCTTTTGCAGCCTTCTTTCAACATTTTGCACAGTGACTGGATGAACCAGGATcctttctgtgtgtgtctgtatgaatTCGATCCTTGGAGGGTTGATAAAGCCAGCAGGAAATCAGAATCGGGGATTGCAAATGCACCCTGATCACGATtagtatttaaaataaacactttggGTTTGTCGACCAGGGTTGGGCAGTTTGCTCGACCAAATGCTTTGAGGATATCAGAAGAGTCAACAGTCCCTCCATCAGTTCCATAGAAACCAAGTTCAGATGAATGACTGAGGATGCAGCAGACAAAGCAGTCCCCCTTATGCTGCCTCTGGCTTAGCCTTGACAGAAGAGCCTTCATCTGTTTTGCAGTATTGTCAAGGTACACCTCCACTGTAAAACCCAGCCATTGGAAAACCTCATTAAGGGAATCTATTGGTGAGTGAAAGAAGTGAAAGAAGGAATTCATCATTtttaagtttagtttttaatttattatatctATTCTACTCATTCACTGACACTGCAGTCTCCAGTTAACTACAGCACAAGGCACCATACCAATTTGATGTGCTGACCCCACCCCAAACCCACCTACTTCATCCTTCCACCTCATCCTTCTGAATGCTCATGAAACCAACCAGCTAATTAACGGAGCAGCCCTTGAGATGCTGTTAGGGGAGGTGCAGATGCTAGGTGGGCAAGGGCATGGTGAAACCCTTATTAAAAAAGAGAGTTTGACTGTAATTGTGAGTGATTGCTGAGTGATCAAAGCAATTTTAGAGGAATCCAGCAAAAATAAGGATTAAAAAACAATCCAATCggttattaatataataataaaatcatctaataataatattgtatatCTCAACTGAAACATTAATACAGGATACATCACAGCTTTACCCTgctaagaaaaaaacaaacaaacaaaaaaatcagtACAGACCAGCAAGGATTCTATActggtctaaactggtttaaGTTGGTTTCATAATACCAGCATtcaaataaacacaacataTTGCGGTGGTTGATAACTGGTTTTGACCGATATGCCAGTCAAATGCTGGTTAATGCTGGTATGGGGTTGTTTGACCAACATACCAGTGTTTAAAGCATATGCTGTTCTTTGCTGGTGTATGCTGGTCTATACTGGGATGGGATTTTTTTAACCGGATAGAGCCAGTACTGTACATAAAAGAAGAATAGGGGTGGCACCAGATATCGGGGATAGCTTGTGCCCTTACAGTCAGCTCGTCattgttcagtaactacacTCTGATGTAATCTATGAAAGTTTTCCAGGTCGGTTTGTACAGATTTCTAAGAATTCTGGGAGAATTCTAGGAATTTAGAAAGGTAAATTGCCTATTGGTACATGCTGTGGTACAGTTATGAGCTGCTTACATTTCATAACAGTTGGTATTTACTTAAGTATTGTAGATTAAAACTCATATTACCAACCTACATCCACATCTGATCCGTTCCTGTTCACAAGCATAGAACTGGAATCAAAGTGCATGTTGTtaatgatcacacacacactatgagGAATCCTGGACATTTTGTACTTGCTGACCTGAGAAAAGAGTAAAAATATATTTGGATATACAAACTCCATTTTTAATGTGCTGCACTTAAGTAGTATATGAATGTTTATGATATGACCAAATTctgttatatttttatttttatacaatatttttagagagaaataaaaaaaatgcttttaagAAATGATTCCAAACTACCTTAGGTGTTTCTTGTGctgaaagaaatgaaagaaaaagttATTTAGCGGTCCCGGTTCTCATAAACCTAAACATCAATGATTGGTCGTACCTTGTCTCGCTGCTGGAGGTATTAAAAGTTCCTTCAATCgtggaaatgttttctgcaattcttcacactcaaaaagtTCGAGGAATTTGTTGCAATGGTTGTCCCCTTTGTTCTTCAGTATGTCCAGAAGGTTGATAATGACATTCTCACTATTGTGGCTGCTGAATTCGTCTTTGAGGATTTTGTACTCACGCTGTGCGATGAGCATGGCCTGATCCACATACTGCAGGACTGTCATGGCATCATGACTCAGGATCGTAATCAGGATAGTCTTGTGCTCTTGTATGGTCTGCATGGTCTCACCACTCACCACTTCAAATAATGTAAACACAAGAATGAATGAAAGCCAAGAGTGTTCAGACTTgaaggtggttgtggaatggataatgCTTTTTAAATGGCAACTGCCGACCTCAGCTCTATCAAaaatacactataaggacagaagtattgggacacctgctaattcattgtttctttggaaatcaagggtgttgaaaaagagtttatcctgtttttgctgTCAGGTCTGTGCCAGTAAACCAACACATTTCATTTGagaagagtggtcaaatatccaaccagaattcttacaggagcttgttgatggctaccaaaagtgtCAGGTCAAGGTGCAACTCGcaaacccagccaacatgctcatttgGGACTTCATAGGTGGACCGCGGTTTAGATGGGTTCATGTGTcattactgggacccagttgagcttccaaaatcagcctcattattACAGACCACCtgaatctcacatgggtcccacaAGTGCAATCTACAACTCAGATGCCCATGTTTACCCCTTTCTGGTCCCATCCCttgaccctggtgggaccctggtggTCATCCACATGTGGTGCCAAcgatggaacccatggacaagtTGGGCTAACCGTACAGGCCTCACATTGGCTCTGGGAAGGGATCTTTAACCAAATATTATGCATTTTTCTaaacttaaaaaatgtaaagcTGGTGCATTTCCCCGTTGTTTCAATTAAAATGTTGTTGTTTAGCCAATATGGTCATGTGTGCCTCACATGAGCATATtgggcccgtctccctccacccatcctcaccctcttctatagagggaccatagagagcatcctgagcagctgcatcactgcctggtttgggacttgcacagcctctgaccgcaagactcTCCAatgcattgtgaggacagctgagaggatcatcggagtctctgtcccctccgtcatggacatttacactgcccgctgcaaaGCAACCaacattgtggatgactccacccacccttcacacagactgttctccctcctgccatcaggaagaaggtaccgcagcatccggtccaacacgaccagtctctgcaatagcttcttcccccaagccatcagacttctcaactcaactcaacttctgaactgatgttttttctgttacatgcacactctctcattctttctcacCATTTACcccacttgtactgtgttgcacttgtgttctgtacgcactgtgtctatgttgcaccatggtcctggaggaacgttgtttcgtcaCTGTATACTCTgcatgtagttgaaatgacaataaaacccacttgacttgacttgacacatAGGCGGACCATCATTACGGCCCATCTGAATCTATGTCTCTCAGACCATCtaaataaccccccccccccccaaagtcAACTAGTTGTTCAACTACAGTTTCCTATCAGCTCTGCCCCACACTTACAGACACCTGTCCCAGTGTTAAGCCTCACCTGAGTCCGACACCTGGCTCCTACCACTAAACTGATGTTTGCTTCAAGAGTCTTCGTATCCACACTGAAGTATTGACCATGTCTTTCTTTCTAGCTACCTTACTGCAACCACACCCCTCTCAGCAAGCCTAACTTGGTTTGTGttcatttctgttcttttcttcttatttattttatcttctATTGAACTTGCTAAATCGTCTTTGGTGTCTCCAAAGCTCTTATATGTAAAAGACAATTTAATAAAGGTACATACCACGTGTAAGAACAGTGGTCTTTGACTGACTGTCCTTTCCTCGTCTGGCTATTAGAGTGTTTCTCTGCTGTTAAGCGGAGCCCCTCCCTTCCTTCCTGTCAGTCCTCTGACTCTACTTTCTGTTACGCCTTTCTTCTTATCAGATAGGACCAACCTTGGGTAAAAGTACAAGCGCTCTattaaaaaagtgacttgagtagaagtagaagtgttctttaagcaccgTACTTTAGTGGAAGTATTCAAACATTTTTTGTACTTCAGTATTGCAAGTAGTTTTAGTATTCTAAAATCCACTACTTAAGTCCTGAAAGTAAAAATACAAGTATTGTGTTATATAGTGGGTATAGTTATTACAGACAGCAGTCAAAAGTGTGAatatcattgtttatattattttaaatgcttaGACCTAAGGACTGTCTCAATTCCTCTGGCTATAGCACAAGGACAGGGATGAAGAAGGCAGAGTTCATGTACATGGAGTCTTGaattaactctctaaacaaactacTGAACAGAACTAACAGCAACCTGCCACATACAAGTGATTCATATGTAAAAACTGCATaaaaatttgcataattgttcaTTTCCCTGTATTTGAAGTTGTGGAATAGGGataacgttgtgggagagaaaaaagtaagtaaaaacaTCCTAAATGTGTTAAACGTTTTCTTGACTTTGAAATAGGCTTTCACTTCCCAAAATAACTTCATGactttaatgttttgtctagacccacattacataaatcatttttggaaacattacataaatcaattttgccctgtgttgttaaatgttaacaAATCCaatttaatcaaaagactgttatgtggggtgaaaaaaaataatactgcaGTAGAGTACAGATACAGCATTTTAGAACTTACACAGTATAGCATTTTAGTCACACAGTAGTTACACAGACAAACATGGCACTTTACAATtacttaacatttttaaattgtgAGTGGTTGCATATAACTACACTGTGTTACACTAAAGCCGTGGACCTCAGTTCAGTAGTTTTGGCAAAAGCTGCGTTGATGTagcacattttattcatttgcagTCATTTGGCACATTTGAAtcgtgtatttttttttcaagtaGCCACGTAAACCAGGACCaacagatataaaaaaaattttcaAAAAGGGTGGTAAAACAAGCACACATGAAAGGtttgttgttttaaatgtgcCCTAAAATGGAAAattgatttttatatttatcttggcatattgaataatgagagttcagtacatgaaaGTGTCCTCCTAATGGGAATTCCCTGCATAATCaacacagagctgtaaaattGACCAATCCATCCCCAAACGTTACATACcccagcccactagtgaaagcccTACTAGCCGCAGTGGTAAACCGCAACAGCCACTTCTGTTAATTATTGGGATCCAGATTGCTACGTGAAGCAGGTCTCATATTATTTTTGTCACATTATAGAAATAATcatgtacccccccccccccccacacacacacacacacacacactgtcctttATATCCATGTTAAATAGATTTTTTAACTTGAACTAGAATTAGGCAagatattcaccattagtgttggacacagtgacagtgagcacacatgcccggagcggtgggcagccattgctgcggcgcccagggagcagagatgTTGAAGGGACTTGCTCAaaggcaagctgccactgttggctgTCTACCACTCtgggcacgtgtgttcacagtcactgtgtgtgttttgtcacAAGTGTGAAATTAATTACAGTGATTCCATTTTTCTCAGGAGAATTTCACAGCATTCCACTCACTGTTATCTCCTTATGCTCAAGGCCCAAGTTTCATGGATCAGTGATTTTAACTATGCTAAGGGAAACAGACCGCCATACATCTCTTTATTTTGAACTTGCCGGGAAAACAAAGACGTTGTTTCAATTCTGGGCATCACGGTGGTGcggcaggtagtgtgtgtgctaCACAGTTCCAAGGGCATAGGGCAATGGTATCCATCCTCACTTTGGTCTATATTCTCCCCATGTTCTCCAGCCCAGGTTCATGCTTATTTGctatagtcctattctattgtcaataCGTtcatacagggactagacaggctgtgtgtgtgtatgtttgcacatctgtgtcagcaaggtgTGCAATtttaagtagctaaatgcattcattagaagggatgtccacaaacatttgaattcAACTGCATAAATATGATGAATTTTTGAAATCATAACAGAATTATTGATGTGATAcagcttttttaaaaagatgttTTAGATTAGTCTTTTGCATACAAAGTTGCATAGGATGAGTATGTTACAATCatgtaattttttattttgttgtaaaCATTGATTACAAACTGTTGAATGAAGGTGCATGTAAAATAATtgcaaaataatacatttgaagTGTTGAAGTGATGTCGGAAAGATACAAGTGGACAGATACACACTCATCATCATTTGGTTTTATGTAGAAGAACactttacaaaacacaagtacCAAGTATCTATAAAACCAGCTTttaaaaaaccccaaaaaacccaGCTTCTTAGGCAACAAACtgcttaaaataattaaatgaaaaaaaaagataactGCATCAAATATTGGAGCTTTTACAAATGCCACTAAGACAGTCTTGTAAGTTCTTTTATGTCTGTAAATGTGCTGGTAGATCTGCAGGTTAACCCTTTACCACTTGCTTTTCATTCAAAGAAATGCCCTAATTCActtctagcactagcaatgttccTGACACTAGGGAGGTAAGAGCTTAACACTCCTCCAAAACAGGCAAAACCAgtctcttttcgaactgctgccaatCCACCCAAAACTACCCACTAGGAGGGAGCAAGCCATGGAATGGCCATGTTCTCTCGagtggcaaagcagcatggtttGGGATTTGAACTAAACCAGAACTTTGCCACCGTGGCAGTGCATcacaccactgagccactcagagcccccttCTCTATTGTGCTAGCTCTGAACTCACGGTCTAGCTCTGAACTCACAAAGGTTCAGTCTCATGTGATGGATATTTTCCTCAAATACCAGTCTTTGGAGGAGAGTGTTACCATTTTGTGAAGCATGGAAGTTCTCAATGCGCCATCCAAATTGTCCTTGGAAATTGAAGGGATGACAGCGAGAGAAGGAATTTCAGCCAAGCAATAACGTTTGTTGGTGATGCCACCTTTGACTTTTGGATTAGTAAGGTAAGTACTGAAttaaaaaaggaggaaaaaatcacaaaaataaGTCACTGTGAACTGGTCCAGAATAGCATTGGATGACCCCCACTATGAGGGTCTGTTGATCTAACTGGGCACATGCAACACCAGCTTCTTCCTCAAGGTTACTTTTTGGACTGGCATCTGTTTGGCTGTGACGTACTTATGTTTGATCATCACTCTTGCAGCTTTTCCACTGACCTCACGATTCACACAGATCAGGACAGACGGGATGTCCTCACACCTTGAAAACAGATGAGAATTAGAAGAAAATTAGACATGaagaaatattcagtatcaGTGTGTCTGCAGATCAGTGCTACTTCTGCTTCACACTTACTTTGGACAGTGCTTTTTCAGCTGTCTACACAAAGACTGGATGAACCATGACCCTGATAATGTATCCCTGAAGGAGAAGAAACCTTTAACAGTTGACCTCGCCACAAAGAAATCTCCATCAgctgggatggtgatcatctcaACAGTATCCATTTCAAATTCCGGTTCCTCTTCTGCTTCCTCAGCCTCAAGGTTATCAGCCTCAACGTCAACAGGGAGCTGATAGTCTTTTCCACGGCATGCCTGGATAAAGAATGCTTTCGGTTTATTGGCCAGGCTTGGGCAGGAGGTTCCTTTGAATGGACCAAAGATGTCTTCACTGGAGACAACACCTCCATTAGTGCCATGAACCCCTTCACTACTACCATGGCTCAGGATGCAGCACACAAAACAGTCACCCATATGGTTCTTCTGGCCGTATGCCTCCAGAAGGGCCCTCATTTGCTCCGCAGTTTGGTTTCTGTGCACCTCCACAGTAAACCCCAGCCAAGAGAACACCTCTTTAAGGGACTCTGTTGATCAGAAAATAAGAGGGTATTTTCTCACTGATATGAGTTGGGTTCAAACATCTGATAGCACTAGTAACACTGCTTTGAAAGACCGAAATACAAACCTTCGTCAGTATCTGATCCCTTTCGGTCCTTAAGGGGTGGATCAAATGTCATATTGTTGATGATCACACAGAGTCCACGAGGAAGGCTGGACATTTTGTATTCACTAGTCTGTGAACACAGAAGTTTATTTAATGAAGCACTGTCATTTTGAGTGAAAAGACTGTATTATGATACATTTCTTTGTGCCCTAAACTGAAACACTGCTGCTGAGCAGTAAGAAATTTACTAGGATTTAAATTACCTCATTCATTGGAGCTGGATtatctggaaaaaaaacacgGACCTGGTCACTAAATTTTACCAACGTCAATTTAACTTACTGGTAAACATATGGCACATTGCATTGCCACATGTTGAGTGACAACATAGTTTTTGGTTACCTTGGTGAGGTTGTGGAGGTACAGGTCTGAAATGACACTGAAGCTCAGGGAACGTCTCCTGCAGCTTTTCATGCTTTAGAAGGTTGAGAAACTCTAGACATTTGCCATCCCCCTTGTTCATCACCTTGTCCAGAAGATTAGTAATGATGGCCTCCTGGGTGTGGTTGGGGTGGTTAAGGTTGTTGTACTCTCTTCGGGTGATGACTTCATTCTGCTCAGCGTACTGCAAGACATAGCTGGAATCTGCAGCCAGCGTGTCGATGAGGAAGACCTTCTTGTTGCGAAGAGTCTGCATGACTGTTCAGACCTGAGGAAAAATGAAGGCAACATTATTAGTGACTTCTGATTTTGTCATCATTGTCTTAATGGGCAATATCTTAATTTGCTGTGTGCATAATTACGTATTTTAAAATTGTTGGAAACTGAACAGTTATGGATGTGTGATCAGATGCATTTACATTACTTCTGAGAGGAGCTGTAGGGAGCTACATGTAGGGCAATGTAAATTTTTCAAATTTAGTGCTACGTTATTACTACcacaattacaaaataaaagtcatatcTTCACAGGTAgctgtcacgcccgcgccgccgcgcccgccccagaggcggtcccgggccgcggctcacaggaaATAATGAACTATTTGTAAATGTACCatgtcatgtttattcatggaaggacttttatgttgaaatgtcGCCCTCGTTGCCAATTTGGCATTTTGTTTGTCAGGTGACtattctttgtctggttaatgtgttacacctgtgggctggtgtatttaagtagggctagtgcCAGCTGCGGGTTGCAGAGGATTACCCTTAGTgcaccacatgcacccaggttattcagttaaCGGTAGAGACTATCTTGTATTCACcggtctggtctgtagagtgTGTCCTTGTAcaagaggactctctctctacctagctagcttagcaggggaagctaactagctaggcatcTCTCatctcagggtccattagggagctactgcaggtctgcggcgatcTCTCGCCAGGCTTCTTCGGTTCAGCaagctggggtcctggagctccaggagtgagcgactctccagcttgcttcagcagttagctctcctcaccgtcggaccggatcagtcgtctaggtttggcggctgaatcctcacgctctcaagtctagtaagttcaatgcgcctgactagcgctactctatatgtcctagttcatagctttcccaggctcggcttggaggtttatgtttctgagtaatggtattggctcagccccggcagctagcactgccctagtgcctcaccagccccaggtgtgttccttttgtttgcccagtattgtttgtcacggttttgtttagttcttccTTATCCCTTGTTattggtgctgcatttctgttttgtctatggtttattgttatcaataaactcctcgcttcggtccatcccctgcgagtgttctcccgtcaTTGTCAGAACAAGTGGATCATGACAGAAGCTGG from Salminus brasiliensis chromosome 7, fSalBra1.hap2, whole genome shotgun sequence encodes:
- the LOC140559917 gene encoding caspase-8-like, with protein sequence MQTLRNKKVFLIDTLAADSSYVLQYAEQNEVITRREYNNLNHPNHTQEAIITNLLDKVMNKGDGKCLEFLNLLKHEKLQETFPELQCHFRPVPPQPHQDNPAPMNETSEYKMSSLPRGLCVIINNMTFDPPLKDRKGSDTDEESLKEVFSWLGFTVEVHRNQTAEQMRALLEAYGQKNHMGDCFVCCILSHGSSEGVHGTNGGVVSSEDIFGPFKGTSCPSLANKPKAFFIQACRGKDYQLPVDVEADNLEAEEAEEEPEFEMDTVEMITIPADGDFFVARSTVKGFFSFRDTLSGSWFIQSLCRQLKKHCPKCEDIPSVLICVNREVSGKAARVMIKHKYVTAKQMPVQKVTLRKKLVLHVPS
- the LOC140559916 gene encoding caspase-8-like, which produces MQTIQEHKTILITILSHDAMTVLQYVDQAMLIAQREYKILKDEFSSHNSENVIINLLDILKNKGDNHCNKFLELFECEELQKTFPRLKELLIPPAARQAQETPKVSKYKMSRIPHSVCVIINNMHFDSSSMLVNRNGSDVDVDSLNEVFQWLGFTVEVYLDNTAKQMKALLSRLSQRQHKGDCFVCCILSHSSELGFYGTDGGTVDSSDILKAFGRANCPTLVDKPKVFILNTNRDQGAFAIPDSDFLLALSTLQGSNSYRHTQKGSWFIQSLCKMLKEGCKRGEDVLTVLTQVIAEVSAPTNPPVPFQQIPHVDHTLRKKLIFNVENRDHPEDNTMQPLWQYLFLIGVCVYLIWLCCKENFLLHF